The following proteins are encoded in a genomic region of Aquifex aeolicus VF5:
- a CDS encoding TIGR00730 family Rossman fold protein, which produces MDKDSLRIIEELKIRQGDTWRVFKIMSEFVQGFDELSDVGPAVTFFGSSRAKETDKYYKLAYETAFNLGKLGFTIITGGGPGIMEAANRGAYDSGTESIGLNIDIPREQFPNKYQTKNLKFKYFFVRKVMLLKYAMAYVIFPGGFGTFDELFEALTLIQTGKSHKFPLILFGSEYYSHLLKFMEEVMVKFGTIDKEDINLMVLVDDPRDVVKHIMNKAREKYFHLKKFGETSFLRKLERILKNYEAYTSV; this is translated from the coding sequence GATAATGAGCGAGTTCGTGCAGGGCTTTGACGAGCTCAGTGACGTCGGCCCTGCGGTAACCTTTTTCGGAAGTTCAAGGGCAAAGGAGACGGACAAGTACTACAAACTCGCTTACGAGACGGCTTTCAACCTCGGGAAACTCGGTTTTACGATAATAACGGGGGGAGGACCCGGGATAATGGAGGCGGCAAACAGGGGAGCGTACGACAGCGGAACGGAAAGCATCGGACTGAACATAGACATCCCCAGAGAACAGTTTCCCAATAAGTACCAGACTAAAAACCTGAAGTTCAAATACTTCTTCGTAAGAAAAGTGATGCTCCTCAAGTACGCCATGGCTTACGTGATCTTTCCGGGAGGTTTCGGTACCTTTGATGAGCTCTTTGAAGCGCTTACACTTATACAAACTGGAAAGAGTCATAAATTCCCGTTAATACTTTTCGGCAGTGAGTACTACTCCCACCTGTTGAAGTTCATGGAAGAGGTAATGGTAAAGTTCGGAACGATAGACAAGGAAGACATTAACTTGATGGTTCTCGTGGACGACCCCAGAGACGTTGTAAAGCACATAATGAACAAAGCGAGGGAAAAGTACTTCCACTTGAAAAAGTTCGGAGAGACTTCCTTTCTGAGAAAACTTGAGAGAATATTAAAGAATTATGAGGCTTATACATCTGTCTGA